Part of the Gemmatimonadota bacterium genome, AGCGCAGCCGGTTGCCGGATGAGCGGCGCTGTGTTCCCCGCCACCCCGTTACTCCCATGCTGGACGCCGTCAAGCAGAAGATCTCCGAGGAACTGGACCGCCTGACGCACGAGCTGAACGTCGTGCTGCCCCGCTCGATCCAGAAAGCCCTCGAGCACGGTGACCTGGGCGAGAACGGCGAGTACACCTCCGCCCTCGAGCGGCAGCACTTCGTCCAGGCGCGGATCAACCACCTGAACCAGCGCATGGGCGAGC contains:
- a CDS encoding transcription elongation factor GreA — encoded protein: MLDAVKQKISEELDRLTHELNVVLPRSIQKALEHGDLGENGEYTSALERQHFVQARINHLNQRMGE